In a genomic window of Xylophilus rhododendri:
- a CDS encoding N-carbamoyl-D-amino-acid hydrolase, producing MARIVRVAAAQMGPIQRSAQRPETLARMIALLEGAAAQGAQLVIFPELALTTFFPRWLMDASEAGGYFEANMPNPDVQAFFDRARELAVGFYLGYAELTPDGHRFNTSITVGPDGTVLAKYRKTHLPGTAEPRPGATIHQLEKRYFEYGDTGFQAFYGVPQWKAPVMGMLICNDRRWPEAWRSYGLQGVELMVMGYNSAAYDPNGGSTEDAQLRTFHSILATQSNAYMNSTWAVSAAKAGDEDGYGLIGGSCIVDPNGIVVAQAKTLEDEVIVADCDLDACRQGREKMFNFEAHRRPEHYGRLIEQVGVVLPAQA from the coding sequence ATGGCACGCATCGTCAGGGTCGCAGCAGCACAGATGGGGCCGATTCAGCGCTCCGCCCAAAGGCCGGAAACCCTGGCCCGCATGATCGCCCTGCTGGAGGGCGCCGCAGCCCAGGGCGCGCAGCTGGTGATCTTCCCCGAACTGGCCCTCACCACCTTCTTTCCGCGCTGGCTGATGGACGCTTCCGAGGCCGGCGGCTATTTCGAGGCCAACATGCCCAACCCGGACGTGCAGGCATTCTTCGACCGCGCCCGTGAACTCGCCGTCGGCTTCTATCTCGGTTATGCCGAGCTGACGCCGGACGGCCACCGTTTCAATACCTCGATCACCGTGGGCCCGGACGGCACGGTATTGGCCAAATACCGCAAGACCCATTTGCCCGGCACCGCCGAGCCGCGTCCCGGCGCCACCATCCACCAGCTGGAAAAGCGCTATTTCGAATATGGCGACACCGGTTTCCAGGCCTTCTACGGCGTGCCGCAATGGAAGGCCCCGGTGATGGGCATGCTGATCTGCAACGACCGCCGCTGGCCCGAGGCCTGGCGCAGCTACGGCCTGCAGGGCGTGGAGCTGATGGTGATGGGCTACAACTCCGCCGCCTACGACCCCAACGGCGGATCGACCGAGGATGCCCAGCTGCGCACCTTCCACTCCATCCTGGCCACCCAGTCCAACGCCTACATGAACTCCACCTGGGCGGTCAGCGCCGCCAAGGCCGGCGACGAGGACGGCTACGGCCTGATCGGCGGCAGCTGCATCGTCGATCCCAACGGCATCGTGGTGGCGCAGGCGAAGACGCTGGAGGACGAGGTCATCGTCGCCGACTGCGACCTCGACGCCTGCCGCCAGGGCCGCGAGAAGATGTTCAATTTCGAGGCACACCGCCGGCCCGAGCACTACGGCCGGCTCATCGAGCAGGTCGGCGTCGTGCTGCCCGCGCAGGCCTGA
- a CDS encoding CheR family methyltransferase, with protein sequence MHNVLSDQDFGEVQRFIFDAAGIHLSPAKKALVCGRLARRLQAHKLSRYGEYVAMLRDVRHRAEAQIAVDLLTTNETYFFREPKHFELLRQLAHGAQGGQPFRVWSAACSTGEEPYSIAMVLADCLKGRPFEVVATDISSRVLERARIAHYPEQRTQHIPPDYLRRFCLRGTAEHAGTLLVDRALRQQVRFQQVNLNEALPSLGQFDAIFLRNVMIYFNTETKRQVVARVTALLKPEGRFCIGHSENLHAIAPGLQAVAPSIYRLA encoded by the coding sequence ATGCACAACGTTCTGAGCGACCAGGACTTCGGCGAAGTCCAGCGTTTCATCTTCGATGCCGCCGGCATCCATCTCTCGCCGGCCAAGAAGGCGCTGGTCTGCGGCCGCCTGGCGCGCCGCCTGCAGGCGCACAAGCTCTCGCGCTACGGCGAATACGTGGCCATGCTGCGCGACGTGCGCCACCGCGCCGAGGCGCAGATCGCCGTCGACCTGCTGACCACCAACGAGACCTACTTCTTCCGCGAGCCCAAGCACTTCGAGCTGCTGCGCCAGCTGGCGCACGGCGCGCAGGGCGGCCAGCCCTTTCGTGTCTGGAGCGCCGCCTGTTCCACCGGCGAGGAGCCCTACAGCATCGCCATGGTGCTGGCCGACTGCCTGAAAGGCCGGCCCTTCGAGGTGGTGGCCACCGACATCAGCTCGCGTGTGCTGGAGCGCGCCCGCATCGCCCACTACCCGGAGCAGCGCACCCAGCACATACCGCCGGACTACCTGCGCCGCTTCTGCCTGCGCGGCACGGCCGAGCATGCCGGCACCCTGCTGGTGGACCGGGCGTTGCGCCAGCAGGTGCGTTTCCAGCAGGTCAATCTCAACGAAGCCCTGCCATCGCTGGGCCAGTTCGACGCCATCTTCCTGCGCAACGTGATGATCTACTTCAACACCGAAACCAAACGCCAGGTGGTGGCGCGTGTCACCGCCCTGCTCAAGCCGGAAGGCCGCTTCTGCATCGGCCATTCGGAGAACCTGCATGCCATCGCCCCCGGGCTGCAGGCGGTGGCGCCCTCCATCTACCGGCTGGCCTGA
- a CDS encoding amino acid ABC transporter permease, with protein sequence MSRSTAPNAYPDITGYRILPQRFWGRWASAALVLLVLAWLVVAFARGQIEWQYVADFLTAKTILMGLVSTMVMSVAAMALGIVLGILAAVMRLSPNPLVKGVSMGYAWLFRGTPLILQLLLWFNLALVFPTIGIAGIWQVKTVTVMTPMLAALLGLAINQGAYTSEVIRAGLLSVDNGQYEAAKAIGMGQLQLLRRIVFPQSMRVILPPLGNEFIGMVKLTSLASVIQFSEILHNAQNIYYANSKVIELLIVAAIWYLLIVSLLTPLQMLLERKYSKGTRT encoded by the coding sequence ATGAGCCGCTCCACCGCCCCCAACGCCTACCCGGACATCACCGGCTACCGCATCCTGCCGCAGCGCTTCTGGGGCCGCTGGGCCTCCGCCGCGCTGGTGCTGCTGGTGCTCGCCTGGCTGGTCGTGGCCTTCGCTCGCGGGCAGATCGAGTGGCAGTACGTCGCCGATTTCCTGACCGCCAAGACCATCCTGATGGGCCTGGTCTCCACCATGGTCATGTCGGTCGCCGCGATGGCGCTGGGCATCGTGCTCGGCATCCTGGCGGCGGTGATGCGGCTCTCGCCCAACCCCCTGGTGAAGGGCGTGTCCATGGGCTATGCCTGGCTGTTCCGGGGCACGCCGCTGATCCTGCAGTTGTTGCTGTGGTTCAACCTGGCGCTGGTGTTTCCCACCATCGGCATCGCCGGCATCTGGCAGGTGAAGACGGTGACGGTGATGACCCCGATGCTGGCCGCGCTGCTCGGCCTGGCGATCAACCAGGGCGCCTACACCTCCGAGGTGATACGCGCCGGCCTGCTGTCTGTGGACAACGGCCAGTACGAGGCCGCCAAGGCCATCGGCATGGGCCAGCTGCAGCTGCTGCGGCGCATCGTGTTCCCGCAGTCGATGCGGGTGATCCTGCCGCCGCTCGGCAACGAGTTCATCGGCATGGTCAAGCTCACATCGCTGGCCAGCGTGATCCAGTTCTCCGAGATCCTGCACAACGCCCAGAACATCTACTACGCCAACTCCAAGGTGATCGAACTGCTGATCGTGGCCGCCATCTGGTACCTGTTGATCGTCTCCCTGCTGACGCCGCTGCAGATGCTGCTCGAGCGCAAGTACTCCAAAGGCACGAGGACCTGA
- a CDS encoding STAS domain-containing protein, giving the protein MSEAAARVLRIEGEMTIYRAQDLHAQLLQALEQDGALEIDLSEVSEIDSAGLQLIAAAQASAAARAAPLRLLAPSPAVRELFELLGLPPDGALSEAQAA; this is encoded by the coding sequence GTGAGCGAGGCCGCCGCGCGCGTGCTGCGCATCGAGGGCGAGATGACCATCTACCGCGCCCAGGACCTGCATGCCCAGCTGCTGCAGGCGCTGGAGCAGGACGGCGCGCTGGAGATCGACCTCTCCGAAGTCTCGGAGATCGACTCCGCCGGCCTGCAGCTCATCGCCGCCGCCCAGGCCAGCGCCGCGGCACGCGCGGCCCCGCTGCGTTTGCTGGCGCCCAGCCCGGCGGTGCGGGAACTGTTCGAACTGCTCGGCCTGCCGCCGGACGGCGCCCTGTCCGAAGCGCAGGCCGCCTGA
- a CDS encoding chemotaxis protein CheW, whose amino-acid sequence MPEASHSAPARARRGSPHAAHDRAEAPAEALSEGRQYLTFTLHQAMYAVAILAVREIIEYGSPTVVPMMPAAVRGVINLRGAVVPVVDLQVRFGGQPAAPGKRTCIVIVEASGGQEGQRQVMGMVVDSVSEVLDIPDTDIEPAPTFGTQIRGDFIEGMGKVRGRFVIVLDIERVLALDELGMPAVQAEPASGTGG is encoded by the coding sequence ATGCCCGAAGCCTCCCACTCCGCCCCGGCGCGCGCCCGCCGCGGCAGCCCCCATGCGGCGCACGACCGCGCCGAGGCGCCTGCCGAAGCGCTGTCCGAAGGCCGCCAGTACCTCACCTTCACGCTGCACCAGGCCATGTATGCCGTGGCCATCCTGGCGGTGCGCGAGATCATCGAATACGGCAGCCCGACGGTGGTGCCGATGATGCCCGCCGCGGTGCGCGGCGTGATCAACCTGCGCGGCGCGGTGGTGCCGGTGGTGGACCTGCAGGTGCGCTTCGGCGGCCAGCCGGCGGCGCCGGGCAAACGCACCTGCATCGTCATCGTCGAGGCGTCCGGCGGGCAGGAGGGCCAGCGCCAGGTGATGGGCATGGTGGTCGATTCGGTCAGCGAGGTGCTCGACATCCCCGACACCGACATCGAGCCCGCGCCCACCTTCGGCACGCAGATCCGCGGCGACTTCATCGAGGGCATGGGCAAGGTGCGCGGCCGCTTCGTCATCGTGCTGGACATCGAGCGGGTGCTGGCGCTGGACGAACTGGGCATGCCCGCCGTCCAGGCCGAGCCGGCATCCGGCACCGGCGGCTGA
- a CDS encoding protein-glutamate methylesterase/protein-glutamine glutaminase, whose protein sequence is MPAIRVMVVDDSAVVRQVLTGLFNAAPDMQVTHAVADPLMAIERLKEGWPDVIVLDVEMPRMDGITFLRKIMQERPTPVVICSSLTERGARTTVEAMAAGAVAIVTKPQLGLKQFLQESGEELLSTVRSAARARVRRSTAPPPVQPRHNADAVLPPGAVREVRAMARTTERIVAIGTSTGGTQALEVLLTALPRVTPGLVIVQHMPEKFTAAFAARLDGLCAITVREAAHNDRVVAGQALIAPGGRHMVLKRSGAQYFVEVIDGPLVNRHRPSVDVLFRSTARCAGANALGIIMTGMGDDGAAGLLEMRTAGARTLAQDEDSCVVYGMPREAVRLGAVERTVALQQFALEIGRFGAA, encoded by the coding sequence ATGCCGGCCATCCGTGTCATGGTCGTGGACGACTCCGCCGTGGTCCGGCAGGTGCTCACCGGGCTGTTCAATGCCGCGCCGGACATGCAGGTCACCCATGCCGTGGCCGATCCGCTGATGGCGATCGAACGCCTCAAGGAGGGCTGGCCCGACGTGATCGTGCTGGACGTGGAGATGCCGCGCATGGACGGCATCACCTTCCTGCGCAAGATCATGCAGGAGCGGCCCACGCCGGTGGTGATCTGCTCCAGCCTGACCGAACGCGGCGCCCGGACGACGGTGGAGGCCATGGCCGCCGGCGCGGTGGCCATCGTCACCAAGCCGCAGCTGGGGCTCAAGCAGTTCCTGCAGGAAAGCGGCGAGGAGCTGCTCTCCACCGTGCGCAGCGCCGCCAGGGCGCGGGTGCGGCGCAGCACCGCGCCGCCACCGGTGCAGCCGCGCCACAACGCCGACGCGGTGCTGCCGCCCGGCGCCGTCCGTGAAGTCCGGGCCATGGCGCGCACCACCGAACGCATCGTGGCCATCGGCACCTCCACCGGCGGCACCCAGGCGCTGGAAGTGCTGCTGACGGCGCTGCCGCGGGTCACGCCCGGGCTGGTGATCGTGCAGCACATGCCCGAGAAGTTCACCGCGGCCTTCGCCGCGCGGCTCGACGGCCTGTGCGCCATCACCGTCAGGGAGGCGGCCCACAACGACCGGGTGGTGGCGGGCCAGGCGCTGATCGCGCCGGGCGGCCGGCACATGGTGTTGAAGCGCAGCGGCGCCCAGTACTTCGTGGAGGTGATCGACGGCCCGCTGGTCAACCGCCACCGGCCCTCGGTGGACGTGCTGTTCCGCTCCACCGCGCGCTGCGCCGGCGCCAACGCCCTGGGCATCATCATGACCGGCATGGGCGACGACGGCGCGGCCGGCCTGCTGGAGATGCGCACGGCCGGCGCCCGCACCCTGGCGCAGGACGAGGACAGCTGCGTGGTCTACGGCATGCCGCGCGAGGCGGTGCGCCTGGGGGCGGTGGAGCGCACCGTCGCGCTGCAGCAGTTCGCGCTGGAAATCGGTCGTTTCGGCGCCGCCTGA
- a CDS encoding amino acid ABC transporter ATP-binding protein, with product MDQPIVSIVDVQKAFGDFQALKGVSIDIEAGEVLCLIGASGSGKTTLLRCINQLVTPDSGAIWVSGELIGFLPQGDRSLRRLTEKQIARQRLHTGMVFQRFNLFAHLTALENIMEGPVQVLGRKPAEVRVEAMALLQRVGLADKAGSYPAQLSGGQQQRVAIARALAMQPKVMLFDEPTSALDPEMVGEVLAVMKELAVSGMTMIVVTHELGFAREVADRVVYMDQGAIVESGPAAALLSNPAEARTKAFLAAVL from the coding sequence GTGGACCAGCCCATTGTTTCCATCGTCGATGTGCAGAAGGCCTTCGGCGACTTCCAGGCCCTGAAGGGCGTCTCGATCGACATCGAGGCCGGCGAGGTGCTCTGCCTGATCGGCGCCTCCGGCTCCGGCAAGACCACGCTGCTGCGCTGCATCAACCAGCTGGTGACGCCCGACAGCGGCGCCATCTGGGTCTCCGGCGAGCTGATCGGCTTCCTGCCGCAAGGCGACAGGAGCCTGCGCCGCCTCACCGAGAAACAGATCGCCCGCCAGCGCCTGCACACCGGCATGGTGTTCCAGCGCTTCAACCTCTTCGCCCACCTCACCGCGCTGGAGAACATCATGGAAGGCCCGGTGCAGGTGCTGGGCCGCAAGCCCGCCGAGGTGCGCGTCGAGGCCATGGCCCTGCTGCAGCGGGTGGGGCTGGCCGACAAGGCCGGCAGCTATCCGGCCCAGCTCTCGGGCGGCCAGCAGCAGCGGGTGGCCATCGCCCGCGCGCTGGCGATGCAGCCGAAGGTGATGCTGTTCGACGAACCCACCAGCGCGCTCGACCCCGAGATGGTCGGCGAGGTGCTGGCGGTGATGAAGGAACTCGCCGTCTCCGGCATGACCATGATCGTCGTCACCCACGAGCTGGGCTTCGCCCGCGAGGTGGCCGACCGGGTGGTCTACATGGACCAGGGCGCCATCGTCGAATCCGGCCCCGCCGCAGCACTGCTTTCCAACCCCGCCGAAGCACGCACCAAGGCCTTCCTGGCCGCCGTGCTGTGA
- a CDS encoding chemotaxis protein CheD: METLHMPYSHAAQAGPCELLLQPGDYFVGGGGCRVRTLLGSCVSIVLWDPLRRIGAMSHFLLARRPAGCRQPSARYADDALALMATRLGALGVDLRRCEARIFGGADMFGRPPRAGLPRIGLENGECARQLLSERGIAVHGEHLFGSAYRVIVFEPGSGAVWLRHGGAGLVH, encoded by the coding sequence ATGGAGACCCTGCACATGCCGTACTCCCATGCCGCGCAGGCCGGCCCCTGCGAGCTGCTGCTGCAGCCGGGCGACTACTTCGTCGGCGGCGGCGGCTGCCGGGTGCGCACCCTGCTGGGCTCCTGCGTCTCCATCGTGCTGTGGGATCCGCTGCGGCGCATCGGCGCCATGTCGCATTTCCTGCTGGCGCGCCGGCCGGCCGGCTGCCGCCAGCCCAGCGCGCGTTATGCCGACGATGCCCTGGCCCTGATGGCGACGCGGCTGGGGGCGCTCGGCGTGGACCTGCGGCGCTGCGAGGCCCGGATCTTCGGCGGCGCCGACATGTTCGGCCGCCCGCCGCGCGCCGGGCTGCCGCGCATCGGGCTGGAGAACGGCGAGTGCGCGCGCCAGCTGCTGTCGGAGCGCGGCATCGCGGTGCATGGTGAACACCTCTTCGGCTCGGCTTACCGCGTCATCGTGTTCGAGCCCGGCAGCGGCGCCGTCTGGCTGCGCCATGGCGGCGCGGGGCTGGTGCACTGA
- a CDS encoding ABC transporter substrate-binding protein, which produces MLKKLTLVAALLAAFSAHAIELPDAIKSSKTITVGVVPNYPPLEMKDLKTGELTGFDIELGNAMGKKLGVEIKWTETSFEQFLSSIKTNRLDMIISGFSDLPARQDTASFVDYVRSGVQFFTQASRAAEFKTQAALCGKNVGASRRTSLPGEIKNWSDANCVAKGLAAITVTGTEGSADARTQLRQGRIDAAVQGNETLPYIMSQEPNTYALVGEPMRYTLMGMAMGKDQVVLQKAVVAALDELVKDGTYKRLLDKYQLSNNGVTSFTINAGK; this is translated from the coding sequence ATGCTGAAGAAACTGACCCTCGTCGCCGCGCTTCTGGCCGCGTTTTCCGCCCACGCCATCGAGCTGCCCGACGCCATCAAGTCGAGCAAGACGATCACCGTGGGTGTGGTGCCCAACTACCCGCCGCTGGAGATGAAGGACCTGAAGACCGGCGAGCTGACCGGCTTCGACATCGAACTCGGCAACGCCATGGGCAAGAAGCTGGGCGTGGAGATCAAGTGGACCGAGACCAGCTTCGAGCAGTTCCTCTCCAGCATCAAGACCAACCGGCTGGACATGATCATCTCCGGCTTCAGCGACCTGCCGGCGCGCCAGGACACGGCCAGCTTCGTGGACTATGTGCGCTCGGGCGTGCAGTTCTTCACCCAGGCTTCGCGCGCCGCCGAGTTCAAGACCCAGGCCGCGCTCTGCGGCAAGAACGTGGGCGCCAGCCGCCGCACCAGCCTGCCGGGCGAGATCAAGAACTGGAGCGACGCCAACTGCGTGGCCAAGGGCCTGGCCGCCATCACCGTGACCGGCACCGAAGGCTCGGCCGACGCCCGCACCCAGCTGCGCCAGGGCCGCATCGACGCGGCGGTGCAGGGCAACGAGACCCTGCCCTACATCATGTCGCAGGAGCCGAACACCTATGCCCTGGTCGGCGAGCCGATGCGCTACACGCTGATGGGCATGGCCATGGGCAAGGACCAGGTCGTGCTGCAGAAGGCGGTCGTCGCCGCGCTGGACGAACTCGTCAAGGACGGCACCTACAAACGCCTGCTGGACAAGTACCAGCTGTCGAACAACGGCGTCACCAGCTTCACCATCAACGCAGGCAAATGA
- a CDS encoding methyl-accepting chemotaxis protein, translating into MFSNFKIGTRLIVGFLLVACISLLVGLFGINASNSINDMATDMYKDQLLGLSDVKEANINLIYVGRARANFLLAASAAERDTQLQNIRKYSAAVKTHLDKARPLFRDDRGRQIFATVDRGWEEYQQELQRFLTLAGAHPLFETSAELTAQTRAVAAKTVVVDEQMSELARMKEGLANKANDDTDAIYFHNRNLMITLIACGMVAGLLLGWLISRSVSRPIGRAVAVANQIESGDLTAEIGPTSRDEAGQLLASMRSMIARLSSVVSEVNAGAEALAGASEQVSSTAQSLSQAASEQAAGVEETSASIEQMTASISQNTDNAKITDGMASKSSEEATEGGEAVRATVAAMKQIAQKIGIIDDIAYQTNLLALNAAIEAARAGEHGKGFAVVAAEVRKLAERSQVAAQEIGDVAGSSVELAERAGRLLDQMVPNIRRTSDLVQEITAASEEQTSGVGQINAAVVQLSQTTQQNASSSEELAATAEEMSGQAEQLQRSMAFFRLSAQARAASAAPHMAEAGSARATRRKPAAPPSATGTGLALAGRAEGAPDESKFVRF; encoded by the coding sequence ATGTTCTCTAATTTCAAGATTGGTACCCGGCTGATCGTCGGCTTTCTGCTGGTGGCCTGCATCAGCCTGCTGGTCGGGCTGTTCGGCATCAATGCCTCCAACAGCATCAACGACATGGCCACCGACATGTACAAGGACCAGCTGCTGGGCCTGTCCGACGTGAAGGAGGCCAACATCAACCTGATCTACGTGGGCCGGGCCCGCGCCAACTTCCTGCTGGCCGCCAGCGCGGCCGAGCGCGACACCCAGCTGCAGAACATCCGCAAGTACAGCGCCGCCGTGAAGACCCACCTGGACAAGGCCAGGCCGCTGTTCCGCGACGACCGCGGCCGGCAGATCTTCGCCACGGTGGACCGCGGCTGGGAGGAGTACCAGCAGGAACTGCAGCGCTTCCTCACCCTGGCCGGCGCCCACCCGCTCTTCGAGACCAGCGCCGAGCTGACCGCCCAGACCCGCGCCGTCGCCGCCAAGACGGTGGTGGTGGACGAGCAGATGAGCGAGCTGGCGCGCATGAAGGAAGGCCTGGCCAACAAGGCCAACGACGACACCGACGCCATCTACTTCCACAACCGCAACCTGATGATCACCCTGATCGCCTGCGGCATGGTGGCCGGCCTGCTGCTGGGCTGGCTGATCAGCCGCAGCGTGAGCCGGCCGATCGGCCGCGCGGTGGCGGTGGCCAACCAGATCGAGTCCGGCGATCTGACCGCCGAGATCGGGCCCACCTCGCGCGACGAGGCCGGCCAGCTGCTGGCCTCCATGCGCAGCATGATCGCCCGGCTCTCCAGCGTGGTCTCCGAGGTCAATGCCGGCGCCGAGGCCCTGGCCGGTGCGTCCGAACAGGTCAGTTCCACCGCGCAGTCGCTGTCGCAGGCGGCCAGCGAGCAGGCCGCGGGCGTGGAGGAGACCAGCGCCTCCATCGAGCAGATGACCGCCTCGATCTCGCAGAACACCGACAACGCCAAGATCACCGACGGCATGGCCAGCAAGTCCTCCGAGGAGGCCACCGAGGGCGGCGAGGCGGTGCGCGCCACCGTGGCGGCGATGAAGCAGATCGCGCAGAAGATCGGCATCATCGACGACATCGCCTACCAGACCAATCTGCTGGCGCTCAACGCCGCCATCGAGGCGGCGCGGGCCGGCGAACATGGCAAGGGCTTCGCGGTGGTGGCCGCGGAAGTGCGCAAGCTCGCCGAACGCAGCCAGGTGGCGGCGCAGGAGATCGGCGACGTGGCCGGCTCCAGCGTGGAACTGGCCGAGCGCGCCGGCCGCCTGCTCGACCAGATGGTGCCCAACATCCGCCGCACCTCCGACCTGGTGCAGGAGATCACCGCCGCCTCGGAGGAGCAGACCTCTGGTGTGGGCCAGATCAATGCCGCGGTGGTGCAGCTGAGCCAGACCACGCAGCAGAACGCCTCCAGCTCCGAGGAACTGGCCGCCACCGCCGAGGAGATGAGCGGCCAGGCCGAGCAGCTGCAGCGCAGCATGGCCTTCTTCCGCCTCTCGGCCCAGGCCCGCGCCGCATCGGCGGCGCCGCACATGGCCGAGGCCGGATCGGCCCGCGCCACGCGCCGCAAGCCGGCCGCGCCGCCGTCGGCGACCGGCACCGGGCTGGCGCTGGCCGGCCGGGCCGAGGGCGCGCCCGACGAGTCCAAGTTCGTGCGATTCTGA
- a CDS encoding chemotaxis protein CheA — protein sequence MQMDEALPTFIAESRELLHDMESALLGVLELDERQEAINAIFRAAHTIKGSAGLFGLDAIVGFTHVMESVLDRVREGELALDEPLVQLLLSCADHLAGCIRALAAGQAEPDEAARARPLQQRLQAYLGAEAGATPVAVPEAGAQAAQATTAGDWRIALGFGPDVLRNGMDPLSFVRYLQRLGELRELRLDRSRVPALEQLDPEACYLDLSLVLHTDADRASIEGTFEFVREDCRIEIVPPADGPQAGPSQPEPAEGIERIEAAAPTDTARPAEARKAEGPLIRVDADKLDQLIDLVGELVTASASATLAARATHHTVLQECNAALAGLIDEVRDCALQLRMVRIGSTFARFRRVVHDVSREIGKNIVLELHGEDTELDKTVVEKIADPLTHLVRNAMDHGIEPAALRLSRGKPETGTVTLDAYHDSGQVVIEVSDDGGGLDSQRILAKAVERGLVEAGRNLGEAEIFALIFEPGFSTAEQVSNLSGRGVGMDVVKRNIDALRGSVSLASTPGRGTTVRIRLPLTLALIDGFQVGVGRSVFVVPLESVVECIEYREEGGSGPAWAELRGKVLPFIRLRTLFEVGGMPPARQNIVVVRHAGQQFGLLVDTLYGEFQTVIKPLSPLFSQVRGISGSSIRGSGDVALILDVASLAEQAESGQGAAART from the coding sequence ATGCAGATGGACGAAGCCCTGCCCACCTTCATCGCCGAAAGCCGCGAGCTGCTGCACGACATGGAGAGCGCGCTGCTCGGCGTGCTGGAACTGGACGAGCGGCAGGAGGCGATCAACGCCATCTTCCGCGCCGCGCACACCATCAAGGGATCGGCCGGGCTGTTCGGCCTGGACGCCATCGTCGGCTTCACCCATGTGATGGAAAGCGTGCTCGACCGGGTGCGCGAAGGCGAGCTGGCGCTGGACGAGCCGCTGGTGCAGCTGCTGCTGTCCTGCGCCGACCACCTGGCCGGCTGCATCCGTGCCCTGGCCGCCGGCCAGGCGGAGCCGGACGAGGCGGCGCGCGCCCGGCCGCTGCAGCAGCGGCTGCAGGCCTATCTGGGCGCCGAAGCTGGCGCGACCCCCGTGGCGGTGCCTGAAGCGGGCGCGCAGGCCGCACAGGCAACGACGGCCGGCGACTGGCGCATCGCCCTGGGCTTCGGCCCGGACGTGCTGCGCAACGGCATGGACCCGCTGTCCTTCGTGCGTTACCTCCAGCGCCTCGGGGAACTGCGCGAGCTGCGCCTGGACCGTTCCCGCGTGCCCGCGCTGGAACAGCTGGACCCGGAGGCCTGCTACCTGGACCTGTCCCTGGTGCTGCACACGGATGCCGACCGCGCAAGCATCGAAGGCACTTTCGAATTCGTGCGCGAGGACTGCCGCATCGAGATCGTGCCGCCCGCGGACGGGCCGCAGGCCGGTCCATCTCAGCCCGAACCCGCCGAAGGCATCGAACGCATCGAAGCGGCGGCCCCCACCGACACCGCGCGCCCCGCCGAAGCCCGCAAGGCCGAAGGCCCGCTGATCCGGGTCGATGCCGACAAGCTCGACCAGCTGATCGACCTGGTCGGCGAGCTGGTCACCGCCTCCGCCAGCGCCACCCTGGCCGCCCGCGCCACCCACCACACCGTGCTGCAGGAATGCAATGCGGCCCTGGCCGGCCTGATCGACGAGGTGCGCGACTGCGCGCTGCAGCTGCGCATGGTGCGCATCGGCAGCACCTTCGCGCGCTTTCGGCGGGTGGTCCACGATGTCTCGCGCGAGATCGGCAAGAACATCGTGCTGGAGCTGCACGGCGAGGACACCGAGCTGGACAAGACCGTGGTCGAGAAGATCGCCGACCCGCTCACCCACCTGGTGCGCAATGCCATGGACCACGGCATCGAGCCCGCCGCCCTGCGCCTGTCGCGCGGCAAGCCCGAGACCGGCACCGTCACCCTGGATGCGTACCACGACTCCGGCCAGGTGGTGATCGAAGTCAGCGACGACGGCGGCGGGCTGGACAGCCAGCGCATCCTGGCCAAGGCGGTCGAGCGCGGCCTGGTCGAAGCGGGGCGCAACCTCGGCGAGGCGGAGATCTTCGCCCTCATCTTCGAGCCGGGCTTCTCCACCGCCGAGCAGGTCAGCAACCTGTCGGGCCGCGGCGTGGGCATGGACGTGGTCAAGCGCAACATCGACGCGCTGCGCGGCAGCGTCTCGCTGGCCAGCACGCCCGGGCGCGGCACCACGGTGCGCATCCGGCTGCCGCTGACGCTGGCGCTGATCGACGGCTTCCAGGTCGGCGTGGGCCGCTCGGTCTTCGTGGTGCCGCTGGAGTCGGTCGTCGAATGCATCGAGTACCGCGAGGAGGGCGGCAGCGGCCCGGCCTGGGCCGAGCTGCGCGGCAAGGTGCTGCCCTTCATCCGGCTGCGCACGCTCTTCGAGGTCGGCGGCATGCCGCCGGCCCGCCAGAACATCGTCGTCGTGCGCCATGCGGGCCAGCAGTTCGGCCTGCTGGTCGACACCCTCTACGGCGAATTCCAGACCGTCATCAAGCCGCTGTCGCCGCTGTTCTCGCAGGTGCGCGGCATCAGCGGATCGAGCATCCGCGGCAGCGGCGACGTGGCCCTGATCCTGGACGTCGCCTCGCTCGCGGAGCAGGCGGAGTCCGGCCAGGGCGCCGCCGCCCGCACCTGA